One Hippea jasoniae genomic region harbors:
- a CDS encoding succinate dehydrogenase iron-sulfur subunit: MALNVGDKVIFKIFRYDPEKDKAPYFKDYEVTITRKGMMVLDGLNQIKWEQDPTLTYRRSCREGVCGSDGMNINGVNTVSCMSHIEDYNSDVLVIKPLPGFPIIKDLVCDFEDFFNKYYTVKPYLIEKVPPPGRERLQSIEDRNKLNGLYECILCGCCSSSCPSYWADPDYLGPSALLNAARFVFDTRDEGDDERLDIVNSVHGVWRCHTILNCITACPKELNPTKAIGMLQKEILKRKY; encoded by the coding sequence ATGGCATTAAATGTTGGAGATAAAGTTATATTTAAAATATTCAGATACGATCCAGAAAAGGACAAAGCTCCCTATTTTAAAGACTACGAAGTTACCATTACCAGAAAGGGTATGATGGTGCTTGATGGATTGAATCAGATTAAATGGGAGCAGGATCCTACTTTAACCTACAGAAGGAGCTGTAGAGAGGGTGTTTGCGGATCTGATGGTATGAATATAAACGGCGTAAACACCGTTTCGTGTATGTCGCATATTGAGGATTACAACAGTGATGTGTTGGTGATAAAGCCGTTACCGGGATTTCCTATTATCAAAGACCTCGTATGTGATTTTGAGGACTTCTTTAATAAATATTATACAGTAAAACCGTATTTGATTGAGAAGGTTCCACCTCCAGGCAGAGAAAGGTTGCAGAGTATTGAAGATAGGAATAAGCTAAACGGCTTGTATGAATGTATTCTCTGTGGTTGCTGTTCGAGCTCCTGCCCATCCTACTGGGCAGATCCCGATTACCTCGGACCTTCGGCTTTGCTTAATGCTGCAAGATTTGTATTTGATACCAGAGACGAAGGTGACGATGAAAGACTTGATATTGTTAACAGCGTCCATGGTGTATGGAGATGTCATACGATACTCAACTGCATTACTGCCTGCCCGAAAGAGCTCAACCCGACAAAAGCAATTGGTATGCTTCAGAAGGAAATTCTCAAAAGAAAATACTAA